The proteins below are encoded in one region of Peribacillus muralis:
- a CDS encoding RrF2 family transcriptional regulator: protein MKYSVGVEYALHCLVYLIDIPSKDSVGIKDLAEFQGLSETFLSKVFGKLSKAGIVSSISGVKGGYRLAKSPEYISFWDVIEAVEGVKPIFQCKNIVKDGLLYRDKDCHSCEFSNSSCTINLVMLEAEENMRNTLRDKTIAWLDKELDLVLPKKIRTDTREYFKNRALTKLP from the coding sequence ATGAAATATAGTGTCGGGGTTGAATATGCTTTACATTGTCTTGTTTATTTGATCGATATTCCCTCAAAGGATAGTGTTGGAATTAAAGACTTGGCAGAATTCCAAGGTCTTTCGGAGACGTTCCTTTCAAAAGTTTTCGGTAAATTATCCAAAGCTGGAATCGTAAGTTCGATCTCTGGTGTAAAGGGAGGATATAGATTAGCTAAGTCACCTGAATATATTTCCTTTTGGGATGTGATAGAAGCTGTTGAAGGGGTAAAACCCATCTTTCAATGTAAAAATATAGTGAAGGATGGTCTGCTATATCGAGACAAGGACTGTCATTCCTGTGAATTCAGCAATTCTTCTTGTACAATTAACTTAGTGATGCTTGAGGCAGAAGAAAACATGCGTAATACTCTTCGTGATAAGACCATTGCCTGGTTAGATAAGGAGCTCGACCTTGTTTTACCTAAGAAAATAAGAACCGATACCCGGGAGTATTTCAAAAATAGAGCTCTAACTAAATTGCCTTGA
- a CDS encoding SDR family oxidoreductase — protein sequence MGHLKGKIAIITGVSRLKGIGAAICQELAESGYHIFFTYWTEYDKEMPWSIEMDEPMKLKEELLKKGIKVSCMELDLTQFDAPKQLIDQVSERLGYPDILINNAAYSTNNDFSNLTAEELDKHYMVNVRATTLLSSKFAQGFDKKSGGRIVNLTSGQFQGPMPGELAYATTKGAVDALTITLSAELASLGITVNAVNPGPTDTGWMTEEVKNELKPMFPFGRIGKPSDIAKTIKFLVSEEADWITGQIIHSEGGFRR from the coding sequence ATGGGCCACTTAAAAGGGAAAATTGCGATCATTACGGGTGTAAGTCGACTGAAAGGGATAGGAGCTGCCATTTGTCAGGAGTTAGCTGAATCGGGGTATCATATATTTTTCACTTATTGGACGGAATATGATAAGGAAATGCCCTGGAGCATTGAAATGGATGAACCAATGAAATTAAAAGAAGAATTGCTCAAAAAGGGTATAAAGGTGTCATGTATGGAGTTGGATTTAACTCAATTTGATGCACCAAAACAGCTTATAGACCAAGTTTCCGAACGACTTGGTTATCCGGATATCTTGATTAATAACGCAGCATACTCGACTAACAACGATTTTTCCAATTTAACCGCCGAAGAATTGGATAAACATTATATGGTGAATGTACGTGCAACAACATTATTAAGCAGTAAATTCGCTCAAGGGTTTGATAAGAAATCGGGTGGAAGGATAGTCAACCTTACTTCTGGGCAGTTTCAAGGACCAATGCCAGGAGAATTGGCCTATGCAACAACAAAAGGGGCAGTAGACGCATTAACCATTACCTTGTCGGCTGAACTAGCCTCCCTGGGTATAACGGTTAATGCAGTAAATCCCGGACCAACCGATACGGGGTGGATGACAGAGGAAGTGAAAAATGAATTAAAACCGATGTTTCCTTTCGGGAGAATAGGAAAGCCAAGCGATATTGCAAAAACGATTAAATTTCTTGTAAGCGAGGAAGCAGACTGGATCACAGGTCAAATCATTCATTCAGAGGGCGGTTTCAGAAGGTGA
- a CDS encoding IclR family transcriptional regulator yields MEIVKSGSTIQSLQIGMSIIDLLASQRKPLRFSDIQELTEITKSNLYKYLNTLTQLDLLYRDKTTGMYHLGSKLIQYGMAAIGNEDITSRITPYLQEISHHTSCTVLFSVWTYDGPTTAKIWNSNQNLNIGAQLGTRLPPSSSSGKVFTVFQDPSLTADWIEKDRNVTGDLLRETEEYHVIRRNKIAFAKEPLVPSVSSISIPVFNYNSELLGAITAVGFTESIPDHCEDPLSQYLRKSCLEISKVFGYTEE; encoded by the coding sequence ATGGAAATCGTAAAATCTGGTTCGACGATTCAATCATTACAAATAGGAATGAGCATAATAGATTTACTTGCTTCCCAAAGAAAGCCTTTACGATTCTCGGATATTCAAGAATTGACGGAAATAACGAAAAGTAACCTCTATAAGTATTTGAATACTTTGACGCAACTTGACCTGCTATACCGTGATAAGACAACTGGTATGTATCATCTTGGCAGCAAGCTGATTCAATACGGAATGGCAGCCATAGGAAATGAGGACATCACAAGCCGAATCACTCCATACTTACAGGAAATCAGTCACCATACCTCCTGCACGGTCCTTTTCTCCGTTTGGACTTACGATGGACCCACAACGGCAAAAATATGGAATTCCAATCAAAACTTGAACATCGGTGCCCAACTAGGTACGCGTTTGCCTCCATCCTCTTCTTCCGGGAAAGTATTCACTGTTTTCCAGGATCCTTCATTGACTGCGGATTGGATTGAAAAGGATCGTAATGTTACGGGGGATCTTCTTAGAGAAACGGAGGAGTATCATGTAATTCGCAGAAACAAAATCGCGTTTGCCAAGGAGCCTCTTGTTCCTTCCGTTTCCTCCATATCCATACCGGTTTTCAATTATAATTCGGAATTATTGGGAGCGATCACTGCCGTCGGATTCACCGAAAGCATTCCTGATCATTGCGAAGATCCTTTGAGCCAATATTTAAGAAAAAGCTGTTTGGAAATCTCAAAAGTTTTCGGATATACCGAAGAATAA
- a CDS encoding fumarylacetoacetate hydrolase family protein: protein MKLVTFSNEGFKRIGAIYPNNEIVDLNYAYQALLESEGKLRGEQIAEAYVPATMEAFLQGGNESLSIAVKAADYAFHNRDSFKHKLIHQVEEIKLEAPVQKPGKIICVGHNYREHIAEMGRELPPFPVVFAKFANTVIGPQDDIPFFPISEQLDYEAEFAFVVGQRARNVTQEEALDYVAGYTIANDVTYRDIQRRTLEWLQGKTVEGSAPMGPWLVTSDELPDPSGLNVRLTVNGEERQKTNTANFVFDVKYLVEFLSSLMTLEPGDIVLTGTPGGVGVARDPQAFLKDGDVVKIEIDKIGYLENRVSRVEEGK, encoded by the coding sequence ATGAAATTAGTAACTTTCAGTAATGAAGGATTTAAACGTATTGGGGCAATTTATCCGAATAATGAAATAGTGGACTTGAACTATGCATATCAAGCCTTGCTCGAGAGCGAGGGGAAACTTCGCGGTGAACAAATTGCCGAGGCGTATGTTCCAGCCACAATGGAAGCGTTCTTACAGGGAGGGAATGAAAGCCTTTCCATCGCCGTAAAGGCTGCAGATTATGCATTCCATAATCGAGACTCTTTCAAACATAAGTTGATCCATCAGGTTGAAGAAATTAAACTTGAGGCTCCTGTCCAAAAGCCAGGTAAGATCATTTGCGTCGGTCATAACTACCGTGAACACATTGCAGAAATGGGCCGCGAATTACCGCCATTCCCAGTAGTGTTCGCAAAGTTCGCCAATACTGTAATCGGTCCCCAGGATGACATTCCCTTCTTCCCCATTTCTGAACAGCTGGATTATGAAGCGGAATTCGCTTTTGTCGTCGGACAAAGGGCACGAAATGTTACACAAGAGGAGGCACTTGATTATGTAGCGGGATATACGATTGCCAATGATGTTACATATCGTGATATCCAACGCCGCACGCTTGAATGGCTACAAGGAAAAACGGTTGAAGGAAGTGCTCCGATGGGGCCTTGGCTAGTCACTTCCGATGAGCTGCCCGATCCATCGGGTCTAAATGTTCGATTGACTGTTAATGGGGAAGAACGACAAAAGACGAATACTGCCAACTTCGTATTCGACGTTAAATATTTAGTCGAATTCCTATCGAGCTTGATGACTCTTGAACCTGGCGATATCGTTCTCACAGGAACACCGGGCGGGGTAGGAGTTGCACGTGATCCTCAAGCATTCTTAAAAGACGGTGACGTAGTTAAAATCGAAATCGACAAAATAGGTTATCTTGAAAACCGCGTGAGTCGTGTTGAGGAGGGGAAATGA
- a CDS encoding DinB family protein — translation MTFQNIEKSIESIQLSIDHILETTKNLPEETVRCNPTEDEWSILQILSHLAEAIPYWLGEVKTVVSMPGSKWGRGLQDPARLAAVTDTERLSVDEVKKQVEELKGKVESVLGKLDQETLSKESPHRNFAKFGNKPVSYIVDHFIDEHVSGHYGQIQRNLSKIK, via the coding sequence ATGACTTTTCAGAACATTGAAAAATCAATTGAATCAATTCAGCTATCAATAGACCATATTCTTGAGACAACCAAAAACCTTCCGGAAGAAACGGTCCGCTGCAACCCGACAGAAGATGAATGGTCCATCTTGCAGATACTTTCCCATTTAGCAGAAGCCATTCCATATTGGTTAGGTGAAGTGAAAACGGTCGTGTCGATGCCTGGTTCCAAATGGGGACGCGGATTGCAGGATCCGGCCCGATTGGCAGCCGTCACTGATACGGAACGGCTTTCTGTGGATGAGGTTAAAAAACAAGTGGAGGAGCTTAAAGGTAAAGTGGAGAGCGTGCTCGGGAAATTAGATCAAGAAACCCTATCTAAGGAATCGCCACACCGGAATTTCGCTAAATTCGGAAATAAACCCGTTTCATATATTGTGGACCATTTCATCGATGAACATGTTTCAGGACACTATGGGCAGATCCAGAGAAATCTTTCAAAAATCAAATGA
- a CDS encoding cupin domain-containing protein produces MVEKLEYMNSAIVKDFTKDIQQYNLGPLWEAIPALMDHEPKPHAHAYLWKEELLTKKLLEAAEIFTPDRGGERRAIYFQNPGLTYRKPWGWASTTQTLYAAVQLLLPGEVAPSHRHSQSALRFITNGEGAYTIVQGERIFMEEGDFLITPKNLWHGHGHIGEKPMIWMDALDIPTIYSIGGTFFEPYPDRIETPKRPDNFSELRYHGGMVRPVSDRYSQVAPLANYKWEGTKAAIEGLMNFDPDPYEGFAVEYINPSNGQTANPTMGAWMQKLPKGFHTKAHRHTHSTIYQVHQGTGYTVINGVRFDWSKGDYFVVPNWAWHEHVAEVDSYLFSVNDLPIMERFDLEQEQAFDANNGYQKVESEFKPVLV; encoded by the coding sequence GTGGTTGAAAAACTAGAATACATGAATAGTGCAATCGTAAAAGATTTTACAAAGGATATCCAGCAGTATAATCTTGGTCCACTGTGGGAAGCGATTCCCGCTCTGATGGACCATGAACCTAAACCTCATGCCCATGCCTATTTATGGAAAGAAGAGCTTTTGACAAAAAAATTGTTGGAGGCTGCTGAAATCTTTACTCCCGATCGAGGGGGGGAGCGAAGGGCGATTTATTTTCAAAACCCAGGCTTAACTTATCGCAAACCATGGGGATGGGCTTCGACAACACAAACGCTTTATGCAGCGGTGCAATTATTGTTGCCAGGTGAAGTGGCTCCTTCCCACCGCCACTCACAAAGTGCCCTGCGATTCATAACGAACGGAGAGGGTGCCTACACCATCGTTCAAGGAGAAAGGATTTTCATGGAAGAAGGAGATTTCTTGATCACGCCTAAAAATTTATGGCATGGTCATGGCCATATCGGAGAAAAACCAATGATTTGGATGGATGCCCTAGATATTCCAACGATTTATTCCATAGGCGGCACATTTTTTGAACCATACCCCGATCGAATCGAAACGCCTAAACGTCCGGATAATTTTTCGGAACTGCGTTATCATGGCGGAATGGTACGTCCCGTATCCGATCGTTATTCACAAGTGGCTCCGCTTGCCAACTACAAGTGGGAAGGCACCAAAGCAGCAATTGAAGGATTGATGAATTTCGACCCTGATCCATATGAAGGTTTTGCCGTTGAATATATCAATCCTTCAAATGGGCAAACGGCCAATCCCACAATGGGGGCATGGATGCAAAAACTGCCAAAAGGATTTCATACTAAAGCACATCGCCATACCCATTCCACGATCTATCAGGTACATCAAGGTACAGGTTATACGGTCATTAATGGCGTCCGCTTCGATTGGTCTAAGGGAGATTATTTCGTCGTTCCGAATTGGGCTTGGCATGAACACGTTGCAGAAGTGGATTCTTATCTATTCTCGGTAAATGACCTTCCAATAATGGAGAGATTCGATTTGGAACAGGAGCAGGCATTTGATGCAAACAATGGATACCAAAAGGTTGAAAGTGAATTTAAGCCTGTATTGGTATAA
- a CDS encoding FAD-dependent monooxygenase, which yields MMNRENKPFIVIGGGIGGLATALGIAETKQYVKVLEQAPEFGEIGAGIQLAANATNVLQRLGVMDKINEIAVFPKRLVLMDAFSGKELSALDLGDVYKERYGAPYVVLHRSDLHKVLAEACESNPFIELVTNQTIIEAEESDGEVTVIASDGSHHSGTAIIGADGLWSNARKLFVEDQPVCSQYVAYRGAIPMEEVTSHGDLDDVYMWIGPNLHLVQYPVRRGELYNQVVVFKSSEYTKENEHTIHWGTPEEMDRIFAGTCELVQNAISFIQRQRRWPMYDRLPIDNWTKGRITLMGDAAHPMLQYLAQGACQALEDAAYLTDMLHKHGQDIEQAFVEYQKERIPRTANVQNSARMWGEIIHNTTDAGILLRDTILLSRTDKDFQFIDEFHGYNKKARESII from the coding sequence ATGATGAACAGAGAAAACAAACCATTCATCGTTATCGGTGGTGGAATAGGTGGATTGGCAACGGCTCTAGGTATAGCGGAAACAAAACAATATGTGAAAGTTTTGGAACAGGCACCTGAATTTGGGGAAATCGGTGCGGGGATTCAGCTGGCTGCAAACGCAACCAATGTTTTACAGCGTCTAGGTGTGATGGATAAAATCAACGAAATTGCAGTCTTTCCAAAAAGGCTGGTACTTATGGATGCCTTTTCAGGCAAGGAGCTTTCCGCTTTGGATTTAGGTGATGTTTATAAAGAAAGATATGGTGCGCCATACGTTGTTTTGCATCGTTCCGATTTGCATAAAGTACTAGCAGAAGCTTGTGAAAGCAACCCATTTATCGAGCTGGTAACTAACCAAACCATCATCGAAGCAGAGGAAAGTGATGGCGAGGTTACCGTTATTGCTTCAGATGGATCCCACCATTCAGGTACGGCCATCATCGGAGCGGATGGTTTATGGTCCAATGCACGTAAACTGTTTGTGGAAGATCAACCGGTCTGCTCGCAATATGTGGCCTATAGAGGAGCTATCCCGATGGAGGAGGTAACAAGCCATGGAGATCTGGATGATGTATATATGTGGATTGGGCCCAATCTTCATCTTGTTCAATATCCGGTTAGAAGGGGTGAACTGTACAACCAAGTAGTGGTCTTCAAAAGCTCCGAATACACAAAAGAAAACGAACATACAATCCACTGGGGTACACCTGAAGAAATGGATCGTATTTTTGCAGGAACTTGCGAGCTTGTTCAAAATGCAATTTCATTCATCCAACGTCAGCGTCGCTGGCCGATGTATGACCGACTACCGATTGATAATTGGACAAAAGGCAGGATTACGCTTATGGGTGATGCTGCACATCCGATGCTTCAATACTTGGCACAGGGTGCCTGCCAGGCTTTAGAGGATGCAGCCTATTTGACGGATATGCTGCACAAGCATGGGCAAGACATAGAACAAGCATTTGTGGAATATCAAAAAGAACGCATTCCTCGCACCGCGAATGTTCAGAACAGTGCAAGAATGTGGGGGGAAATCATCCACAATACGACCGATGCAGGCATTCTGCTTCGTGATACGATCCTATTAAGCCGCACGGATAAGGATTTCCAATTCATTGATGAATTCCATGGTTACAATAAAAAGGCACGTGAAAGCATCATCTGA
- a CDS encoding aryldialkylphosphatase, which translates to MAENREQKSTGIVRTVLGPVPAQELGVVLIHESLLSVTPGAEYAPEIDMDKSKIFDILQRKLIDFRRNGGRTIVDHSGMFHGRDVKLYETLSKTTGVHIVASTGLGPEGMLSGYFTTPQTHPPTPWPAEQFAGLFIKEVIEGIVVPRVERSGPAGIVTSIATQSGIVEIEENLFRGCAQTALATGVPVSLQYGANALNDLEVALSEGIETHRVIIGGLDRLDAVKRKEAFAIAERGAYVALDHVGWSTPEGYINDMERARLIAELFEKGLGERVLISTNAVGCAKGHETKDIDYNYLLTKFVPFLHEAGMLNEEIRILLEDNPQRVLAGDATAVVKKETAVGAKQK; encoded by the coding sequence ATGGCAGAAAATAGAGAACAAAAAAGTACAGGCATAGTTCGTACGGTACTTGGACCTGTTCCGGCTCAGGAACTAGGTGTTGTACTCATTCATGAATCACTTCTTTCTGTAACGCCCGGGGCAGAATATGCACCTGAAATTGATATGGATAAGAGTAAGATTTTTGATATTTTACAGCGTAAACTAATAGATTTCCGTCGTAATGGCGGAAGAACGATTGTAGATCATAGCGGTATGTTCCATGGCCGTGACGTGAAACTTTATGAAACACTTTCTAAGACGACAGGGGTACATATTGTAGCCTCAACAGGGTTAGGGCCAGAGGGAATGCTAAGTGGGTATTTTACTACTCCGCAAACTCATCCACCAACACCTTGGCCAGCAGAACAATTTGCTGGTTTGTTCATTAAAGAGGTAATTGAAGGTATTGTGGTACCACGTGTTGAACGGTCAGGTCCAGCAGGCATAGTAACGTCAATTGCAACTCAAAGCGGGATTGTGGAAATTGAAGAGAACCTTTTCCGCGGTTGTGCACAAACAGCTTTGGCAACAGGAGTACCTGTATCCTTGCAATATGGTGCAAATGCTCTAAATGACTTGGAAGTTGCATTAAGCGAAGGCATTGAAACGCACCGTGTCATAATCGGGGGACTAGACCGTCTAGATGCAGTGAAACGTAAAGAAGCATTCGCTATTGCTGAACGTGGCGCGTATGTTGCATTAGATCATGTTGGCTGGTCTACACCCGAAGGCTATATTAATGATATGGAGCGTGCTCGGTTAATTGCAGAACTATTCGAAAAAGGACTTGGTGAACGCGTCCTGATTTCTACGAACGCCGTTGGCTGTGCTAAAGGTCATGAAACAAAGGATATTGACTACAATTACCTACTGACAAAATTCGTGCCATTTCTGCATGAAGCAGGCATGTTGAATGAAGAAATTCGTATATTGTTAGAGGATAATCCACAACGCGTACTGGCTGGTGATGCCACCGCAGTTGTCAAAAAGGAAACTGCTGTGGGAGCAAAACAAAAATAA
- a CDS encoding phosphotriesterase family protein, translated as MGKVNTVLGPIASEDLGITAMHEHIGFGLPGCDLDTQWWKKPEGAFDVTIRKLRRFREHGGKTFVDCTGIGNGRDVEYFQVLSRRTGVNIVAVTGFVAGDSALPYFRNKTVEYLADLFIHEITVGIDGTRAKAGAVKVGVSREGLSELDQRIYRAAARAAVKTGVPIITHLSTEPELAIDIFESEGLPLNRVLMGHADVGQDADEERDKMIASRGGYVGFDTIGYDKEMEDAPYWSRPRQERVNHFLSFLEKGFLERAVISADANCCALGWPGLKGHSVNYLFEEFIPDLRKAGVAEDVFDQLLVRTPAIFLTMQEPNGSFGSPMANTSANNNIINVPVIGK; from the coding sequence ATGGGTAAGGTAAATACGGTTCTAGGTCCGATAGCTTCAGAGGATTTAGGAATCACTGCAATGCATGAACATATTGGTTTTGGTCTTCCGGGATGTGACTTGGATACTCAGTGGTGGAAAAAACCTGAAGGAGCATTTGATGTTACCATTCGAAAGTTGCGACGCTTTCGTGAACACGGCGGTAAAACATTCGTTGATTGTACGGGGATCGGAAATGGGCGTGATGTTGAATATTTCCAAGTGCTTTCTCGCAGAACTGGTGTCAATATCGTTGCTGTTACAGGTTTTGTAGCAGGAGATTCAGCGTTGCCCTATTTCCGTAATAAAACAGTTGAGTATCTTGCCGATTTATTCATACATGAAATTACGGTAGGTATTGATGGAACAAGAGCAAAAGCTGGTGCAGTTAAAGTAGGTGTCAGCAGGGAAGGTCTAAGTGAACTGGATCAACGCATTTATCGGGCAGCTGCACGTGCTGCTGTGAAAACTGGTGTTCCTATCATTACACACTTATCAACAGAACCGGAGCTAGCCATTGACATTTTTGAATCGGAAGGATTACCTCTAAATCGTGTACTTATGGGACATGCAGATGTTGGTCAAGATGCCGATGAAGAGCGTGATAAAATGATTGCAAGCCGAGGCGGATATGTAGGTTTCGATACGATTGGTTATGACAAGGAGATGGAAGACGCGCCGTATTGGTCACGTCCTCGTCAAGAACGTGTTAATCATTTTCTTTCTTTCCTGGAAAAAGGTTTTCTGGAAAGGGCCGTCATTTCAGCCGATGCTAACTGCTGTGCTCTAGGCTGGCCAGGATTAAAGGGGCATTCTGTAAACTACCTATTTGAAGAATTCATCCCCGACCTTCGAAAAGCGGGCGTAGCTGAAGATGTATTTGACCAACTGTTAGTTCGTACTCCTGCAATTTTCCTTACGATGCAAGAACCTAATGGATCTTTTGGCAGTCCGATGGCCAATACGTCAGCAAACAACAATATAATAAACGTGCCTGTTATCGGAAAATGA
- a CDS encoding thiolase domain-containing protein — protein sequence MTIKGRAYIAGAFEHPIRKAPDMSVSTIHAECARGALADAGLSFADVDGYFCAGDAPGGVQSMVDYLGLDVRHVDGTDTGGSSYIAHVSHAAQAIISGACNVALITMGGRPRSEGRSGVKQKMVGANVPDSPFEFPYGPTAVNEYAMATMRHMYEYGTTSEQLAWVKVAASHHASFNPDALLRDVVTVDDVLSSPMIADPLHRLDCCVVSDGGGAIVVVSPEIAKSLKRPLIRVMGAGESIKGLLGGKADITYSGGVWSGAAAFAEAGVKPQDIKYASIYDSFTITVLMQLEDLGFCNKGEGGKFVADGNLISGVGKLPINTDGGGLNNNHPSSRGGMVKLIEAVRQLRGEAHPKVQVSNCDLALVHGTGGGLASRHGSATLILERV from the coding sequence ATGACCATTAAAGGAAGGGCCTATATTGCAGGCGCATTTGAACATCCAATACGCAAAGCTCCTGACATGTCTGTTTCTACCATACATGCTGAATGTGCTAGAGGCGCATTGGCTGACGCTGGACTTTCATTTGCAGATGTCGATGGCTATTTTTGTGCGGGTGACGCACCTGGAGGCGTTCAATCTATGGTTGATTATCTAGGTCTCGACGTCCGGCATGTAGATGGGACAGATACAGGTGGTTCTTCTTATATTGCTCACGTTTCACATGCCGCACAGGCAATAATATCAGGTGCATGTAATGTTGCCTTGATCACCATGGGAGGTCGACCCCGCTCAGAAGGCAGAAGCGGCGTTAAACAAAAGATGGTTGGAGCGAATGTTCCTGATTCACCTTTTGAATTTCCTTATGGTCCAACAGCTGTAAATGAGTATGCAATGGCCACAATGCGCCACATGTACGAATATGGTACAACGAGTGAACAGCTTGCATGGGTAAAAGTTGCGGCTTCACATCATGCCAGTTTCAACCCAGATGCACTGCTGCGTGATGTAGTAACGGTAGATGATGTGCTTTCTTCTCCGATGATTGCCGATCCATTGCATCGTTTGGATTGCTGTGTAGTTAGTGATGGTGGCGGTGCTATCGTAGTGGTGAGTCCTGAAATCGCCAAAAGTCTCAAACGCCCACTTATCCGAGTGATGGGAGCTGGAGAATCAATCAAGGGACTTTTGGGGGGCAAAGCAGACATAACTTATAGTGGTGGTGTTTGGTCTGGGGCAGCAGCTTTTGCGGAGGCTGGAGTAAAGCCACAAGATATTAAGTATGCCTCAATCTATGATAGCTTTACCATCACGGTGTTGATGCAGCTTGAGGATTTAGGTTTCTGCAATAAGGGCGAAGGCGGTAAGTTTGTTGCCGATGGGAACCTAATTTCTGGGGTTGGCAAACTCCCAATCAATACAGATGGTGGGGGGCTGAATAACAATCACCCATCGAGTCGGGGCGGTATGGTTAAACTGATAGAAGCTGTACGCCAACTCCGTGGAGAAGCACATCCAAAGGTCCAAGTAAGCAATTGTGATCTTGCATTGGTTCATGGTACTGGTGGCGGTCTCGCAAGTCGACATGGCAGTGCAACATTGATTTTGGAAAGGGTGTAG
- a CDS encoding Zn-ribbon domain-containing OB-fold protein, whose product MGAYESRKLAIPETHPEHEEYWEAAAEGNLILKHCDSCGEYHYYPRELCPFCKSDKTTWKGAKGTGTIYTYSVMRKGGQYAIAFVTLDEGPRMMTNIVDCDLNGLHIDQRVKVVFKQSGNQDNPGPFVPCFTPIL is encoded by the coding sequence ATGGGGGCTTATGAATCAAGAAAGTTGGCAATCCCAGAAACTCATCCAGAACACGAAGAGTATTGGGAGGCAGCTGCAGAAGGAAATTTAATTCTTAAACACTGTGATTCTTGCGGTGAATATCATTATTATCCACGTGAGCTGTGCCCGTTTTGCAAAAGCGATAAAACGACATGGAAAGGAGCGAAAGGAACGGGAACCATTTACACATATAGTGTAATGCGAAAAGGGGGCCAATATGCGATCGCCTTTGTCACACTTGATGAAGGTCCAAGGATGATGACGAATATCGTCGACTGTGATCTGAATGGACTTCACATTGACCAACGGGTGAAAGTGGTATTCAAGCAAAGCGGCAATCAAGATAACCCTGGTCCGTTTGTACCGTGCTTCACTCCTATCCTCTAA